Proteins from one Amycolatopsis benzoatilytica AK 16/65 genomic window:
- a CDS encoding histidine phosphatase family protein — protein sequence MGAIYLIRHGQASFGAADYDALSPLGFEQSAVVGAELKRRGIEFAQVRSGTLARQRDTAATALKALGSAAEVVEDERWNEYDHVDISRHHADGAPQQDGREYQRLLDAALTAWVESGEDGPCAESWPAFLSRCTAALAELAGSLGKGENGLVFTSGGVLGAVAGALMGVPDAGLRKLNRVTVNTGITKLVSGRGGVTLLSFNEHPHLEGETARLLSYR from the coding sequence ATGGGCGCGATCTACCTGATCCGCCACGGGCAGGCGTCGTTCGGCGCGGCGGACTACGACGCGCTGTCCCCGCTCGGCTTTGAACAGTCCGCTGTGGTCGGTGCGGAGCTGAAGCGCCGCGGGATCGAGTTCGCCCAGGTGCGCTCGGGAACGCTGGCGCGGCAACGCGATACCGCGGCGACGGCGTTGAAAGCGCTCGGTTCCGCAGCGGAAGTCGTCGAGGACGAACGGTGGAACGAGTACGACCACGTCGACATCTCGCGCCACCACGCCGACGGCGCGCCGCAACAGGACGGGCGCGAGTACCAGCGGCTGCTGGACGCCGCGCTCACCGCCTGGGTCGAGTCCGGCGAGGACGGTCCGTGTGCGGAGAGCTGGCCTGCTTTCCTCAGCCGGTGCACCGCGGCGCTGGCCGAACTGGCCGGTTCGCTGGGCAAGGGGGAGAACGGGCTGGTGTTCACCTCCGGCGGCGTGCTCGGCGCGGTCGCCGGCGCGCTGATGGGGGTGCCCGACGCCGGGCTCCGCAAGCTCAACCGCGTCACCGTCAACACCGGCATCACCAAGCTGGTGTCCGGCCGGGGCGGGGTCACTTTGTTGTCCTTCAACGAGCATCCGCACCTGGAAGGCGAGACGGCGCGGCTGCTCAGCTACCGGTAG
- a CDS encoding SDR family oxidoreductase, whose amino-acid sequence MVLRQNILITGASSGLGEGMARQFAARGRNLALCARRTDRLDELAAELRAGYPGITVATRALDVTDHARVFEVFDEFRAELGRLDRVIVNAGLGKGQPVGTGRFDVNRQTLETNLVGAVAQIEAAAGIFREQKDGHLAVISSFMALRGFPGNLTAYSASKAGISAFADGARLELGRLGITVTDVRPGYIDSEMTARATKRNPLMVSAEAGAQALVKAIEAEPKRAYVPSWPWVPLSVAIRMAPSALLRKFA is encoded by the coding sequence ATGGTCCTGCGGCAGAACATCCTGATCACCGGTGCCAGTTCCGGTCTCGGAGAGGGGATGGCCCGGCAGTTCGCCGCCCGCGGCCGCAACCTCGCGCTCTGCGCCCGGCGCACCGACCGGCTCGACGAGCTGGCCGCCGAGCTGCGCGCCGGGTACCCGGGCATCACAGTGGCCACCCGTGCGCTCGACGTCACCGACCACGCCCGCGTGTTCGAGGTCTTCGACGAGTTCCGCGCCGAACTCGGCAGGCTCGACCGGGTGATCGTCAACGCCGGGCTCGGCAAGGGCCAGCCGGTGGGCACGGGCCGGTTCGACGTCAACCGGCAGACGCTCGAAACCAACCTGGTCGGCGCGGTTGCGCAGATCGAGGCCGCGGCGGGCATCTTCCGCGAGCAGAAGGACGGGCACCTCGCGGTGATCTCGTCGTTCATGGCGCTGCGCGGTTTCCCTGGCAACCTCACCGCGTACTCCGCGTCGAAGGCCGGGATCTCGGCGTTCGCCGACGGTGCCCGGCTGGAGCTGGGCCGGCTCGGGATCACCGTCACCGACGTGCGGCCGGGCTACATCGACTCCGAGATGACTGCGCGCGCAACCAAACGCAATCCGCTGATGGTGTCGGCCGAGGCCGGTGCACAGGCGTTGGTCAAGGCGATCGAAGCGGAACCGAAGCGCGCGTATGTGCCGTCGTGGCCGTGGGTGCCGCTGAGCGTCGCGATCCGGATGGCTCCGTCCGCTTTGCTGCGGAAGTTCGCCTGA
- a CDS encoding acyl-CoA synthetase, whose protein sequence is MSVVELAGQVAGKLTETVRSVEVLCRAGLVPFPRVDEGLRSLVAVRKYGPFAGAIHIAARRDPTAVGIVDDLGPLTFKQLDDQSNALARAWRQRGLGQGSVIAALCRDHRGLVLAMAASGKLGARLLLMNTGFAKPQLADVAKREAVTALVYDQEFTGLLDAIEGDVERYLAWVDEPAGHEIPVLAEIIASTDDRPLPPPAKAGGFILLTSGTTGTPKGAPRPHTPALASAQFLDRIPLRSGEATFLGAPLFHATGLSQCILSFALGCTVVLRRKFDPEATLKGVAAHRCTALILVPTMLQRIVDLPQEVRDRYDTSCLRIIFVAGSALSPDLGNRANAAFGDVVHNLYGSTEVAVATVATPEDWKRAPGTVGRAPVGCRVALYDEFGGKITEPNVTGRVFVGSGLSFGGYTDGRNKEIIDGLLSSGDVGHFDEDGLLFIDGRDDEMIVSGGENVFPIEVENLLVERDDVLEAAVIGVEDAEFGERLKAFVVRAEGSRLDVDGVREYVKANLARYKVPRDVEFLDQLPRNATGKVLRTKLH, encoded by the coding sequence ATGAGCGTGGTCGAGCTGGCCGGACAAGTAGCCGGCAAGCTGACCGAGACCGTGCGCAGCGTCGAGGTGCTGTGCCGGGCCGGACTGGTGCCGTTTCCGCGGGTGGACGAGGGCCTGCGGTCGCTCGTCGCGGTCCGCAAGTACGGCCCGTTCGCCGGTGCGATCCACATCGCCGCGCGGCGCGACCCGACCGCCGTCGGCATCGTCGACGACCTCGGTCCGCTCACCTTCAAGCAGCTCGACGACCAGTCGAACGCGCTGGCCAGGGCTTGGCGCCAGCGCGGGCTCGGCCAGGGCTCGGTGATCGCCGCGCTGTGCCGCGACCACCGCGGCCTGGTGCTCGCGATGGCCGCGTCCGGCAAGCTCGGCGCGCGGCTGCTGCTGATGAACACCGGATTCGCCAAACCGCAGCTCGCCGACGTCGCGAAGCGCGAGGCGGTCACCGCGCTCGTGTACGACCAGGAGTTCACCGGGCTGCTGGACGCGATAGAGGGCGACGTCGAGCGCTACCTGGCCTGGGTGGACGAGCCGGCCGGGCACGAGATCCCGGTGCTGGCGGAGATCATCGCCAGCACCGACGACCGGCCGCTGCCCCCGCCCGCCAAGGCCGGCGGCTTCATCCTGCTCACCAGCGGCACTACCGGCACCCCGAAGGGCGCGCCGCGTCCGCACACCCCGGCGCTGGCGTCCGCGCAGTTCCTCGACCGGATCCCGCTGCGCAGCGGGGAAGCGACCTTCCTGGGTGCGCCGCTGTTCCACGCCACCGGCCTCTCGCAGTGCATCCTCAGCTTCGCGCTCGGCTGCACGGTCGTGCTGCGCCGGAAGTTCGACCCCGAGGCGACCCTCAAGGGCGTCGCGGCGCACCGCTGCACCGCATTGATCCTGGTGCCGACGATGCTGCAGCGCATCGTCGACCTGCCGCAGGAAGTCCGCGACCGCTACGACACTTCGTGCCTGCGAATCATCTTCGTCGCCGGCTCCGCGCTGTCGCCGGATCTGGGCAACCGGGCGAACGCCGCGTTCGGCGACGTGGTGCACAACCTTTACGGCTCAACGGAAGTCGCGGTCGCGACGGTCGCGACGCCGGAGGACTGGAAGCGCGCCCCGGGCACCGTCGGGCGTGCGCCGGTCGGCTGCCGGGTGGCGCTGTACGACGAGTTCGGCGGCAAGATCACCGAGCCCAACGTGACCGGGCGGGTGTTCGTCGGCAGCGGGCTCAGCTTCGGCGGCTACACCGACGGCCGGAACAAGGAGATCATCGACGGCTTGCTCTCCAGCGGCGACGTCGGGCATTTCGACGAGGACGGCCTGTTGTTCATCGACGGCCGCGACGACGAGATGATCGTCTCCGGCGGTGAGAACGTGTTCCCGATCGAGGTGGAGAACCTCCTGGTGGAGCGGGACGACGTGCTCGAAGCGGCGGTGATCGGCGTCGAGGACGCGGAGTTCGGCGAACGGCTCAAGGCGTTCGTGGTGCGGGCCGAAGGGTCGAGGCTGGACGTGGACGGCGTCCGCGAGTACGTGAAAGCGAATCTGGCCCGGTACAAGGTGCCGCGCGACGTCGAGTTCCTGGACCAGCTGCCGCGCAACGCGACCGGAAAGGTGTTGCGCACCAAGCTGCACTAG
- a CDS encoding bifunctional 3'-5' exonuclease/DNA polymerase, giving the protein MQVITGREEDSGYTIEGPSGILRGLALADWADEVRRLEAAESPRWVLPSAEEVYPALVKAGVRLGRCHDLALAEGLLLAHEGREGESRSLRAAWARANGEQAPDDGPAFGEDAQPTLFSPRGPGLPPGVTVVAAARRVLAEQEKRVAVTDSPGRMRLLLAAESASALAAVEMSAAGLPWRAERHLKLLEERLGPRVPSGQRPKALVELAEKISAALGGRPVNPDSSASIVRALGREGIEIPAARKYLLQDIDHPAVAPLLEYKELSRLHSANGWAWLDEWIVDGRFRPHYVVGGVVSGRWATRGGGALQIPRVLRSCVCADPGWKLVVADGAQLEPRVLTALSGDRRLADVAAATDLYARLAEALFSGTRYVPLRPGDTRDDRSRAKIAMLSAMYGGTSGEAGPLLALLRQRFPDAVSYVEHAAAAGERGERVRSRLGRTSPAPSDAWRALTGGLSDDEATETRARRASRSWGRFTRNFVVQASAADLTAVLLATLRGRLPAPAHLVFFLHDEVIVHTPAELAGEVAEIVEAAIQESARLVFGESCPVRFPMHATPVDSYAEAK; this is encoded by the coding sequence GTGCAGGTCATCACCGGCCGGGAGGAAGACTCCGGCTACACGATCGAAGGCCCTTCCGGGATCCTTCGCGGCCTCGCGCTGGCCGACTGGGCCGACGAGGTGCGCCGGCTGGAAGCCGCGGAGAGCCCGCGCTGGGTGCTGCCCTCGGCCGAGGAGGTGTACCCCGCGCTGGTCAAGGCCGGGGTGCGGCTAGGCCGGTGCCACGACCTCGCGCTCGCCGAGGGCCTGCTGCTCGCGCACGAGGGTCGCGAGGGCGAATCGCGCAGCCTGCGCGCGGCCTGGGCCAGGGCGAACGGGGAGCAAGCGCCGGACGACGGGCCAGCATTCGGCGAAGACGCGCAGCCCACCTTGTTCTCGCCGCGCGGACCTGGACTGCCGCCAGGCGTCACGGTCGTCGCGGCCGCCCGGCGCGTGCTGGCCGAGCAGGAGAAACGCGTCGCGGTCACCGATTCGCCGGGCCGGATGCGGCTGTTGCTCGCCGCGGAATCGGCGAGTGCGCTGGCGGCGGTCGAGATGTCCGCGGCCGGGCTGCCCTGGCGGGCCGAGCGGCACCTGAAACTGCTGGAGGAGCGGCTCGGGCCGCGGGTTCCGTCCGGGCAACGGCCGAAGGCGCTGGTCGAACTGGCCGAGAAAATCTCCGCCGCGCTCGGCGGCCGCCCGGTCAACCCGGACTCGTCGGCGAGCATCGTGCGCGCGCTCGGCCGGGAAGGCATCGAGATCCCGGCCGCGCGGAAGTACCTGCTGCAGGACATCGACCATCCGGCGGTCGCGCCGCTGCTGGAGTACAAGGAACTGTCCCGGCTGCATTCCGCGAACGGCTGGGCGTGGCTGGACGAGTGGATCGTCGACGGCCGCTTCCGCCCGCATTACGTCGTCGGCGGCGTGGTGTCCGGCCGCTGGGCCACCCGCGGCGGCGGCGCGCTGCAGATCCCCCGCGTGCTGCGCTCGTGCGTTTGCGCCGATCCAGGCTGGAAACTCGTCGTCGCCGACGGCGCACAGCTGGAGCCGCGGGTCCTCACCGCGCTGTCCGGAGACCGTCGGCTCGCCGACGTCGCCGCCGCCACGGATCTGTACGCCCGGCTGGCCGAAGCACTGTTTTCCGGCACCCGCTACGTCCCGCTCCGCCCGGGAGACACCCGAGACGACCGGTCTCGCGCGAAAATCGCCATGCTGTCCGCGATGTACGGCGGCACGTCCGGCGAAGCCGGGCCGCTGCTGGCACTGCTGCGCCAGCGTTTCCCGGACGCGGTGTCCTATGTGGAGCACGCGGCGGCAGCGGGCGAACGCGGCGAACGCGTCCGGTCGAGGCTCGGCCGCACCTCGCCCGCCCCGTCCGACGCGTGGCGCGCCCTCACCGGCGGACTCTCCGACGACGAAGCGACCGAGACCCGAGCCCGCCGAGCCTCCCGCAGCTGGGGAAGGTTCACCCGGAACTTCGTGGTACAGGCCAGCGCGGCCGACCTGACCGCGGTCCTGCTGGCCACCCTGCGCGGCCGCCTGCCCGCCCCGGCGCACCTGGTGTTCTTCCTGCACGACGAGGTCATCGTGCACACTCCGGCCGAACTGGCCGGCGAGGTCGCGGAGATCGTGGAAGCGGCGATCCAGGAATCCGCCCGGCTGGTCTTCGGCGAATCCTGCCCGGTGCGATTCCCGATGCACGCCACCCCGGTGGACAGCTACGCCGAAGCCAAGTGA
- the hrpA gene encoding ATP-dependent RNA helicase HrpA: MSTPSPFAALRAQLPELTLRDEHRLRRRLDGARRARDPQEAAGRIAADIETAQLRVLQRRESVPKIEYPEELPVSKLKDEIGEAIRDHQVVIVAGETGSGKTTQLPKICLELGRGVRGQIGHTQPRRLAARTVADRIASELKTELGDTVGYKVRFTDHSGQDTLVKLMTDGILLAEIQTDRMLRQYDTLIIDEAHERSLNIDFILGYLKQLLPRRPDLKVVITSATIDPERFSRHFDDAPIVEVSGRTYPVEVRYRPLADPDDPEGDADRDQTQAIADAVQELSAEGPGDILVFLSGEREIRDTADVLNRLELRNTEVLPLYARLSAADQHRVFQSHAGRRIVLATNVAETSLTVPGIKYVIDPGTARISRYSHRTKVQRLPIEAVSQASANQRKGRCGRTSDGICVRLYSEEDFESRPEFTDPEILRTNLASVILQMTSLGLGDMAAFPFVEPPDRRQVADGVQLLQELGAFETGDSSKLTEVGRKLALLPVDPRMGRMVLEAARNGCVREVMIIAAALSIQDPRERPAEKQQAADAQHARFADPTSDFLAYLNLWEYVSEQQKTLTGNQFRRMCRAEYLNYLRIREWQDIFGQLRQLAKPLGITLSTTPAEPQQVHTALISGLLSHIGLKDPAKGDYLGARGARFGVFPGSALFKKQPRWVMSAELVETSRLWARVNARIEPEWVEPLAAHVVKRSYSEPHWERKQGAAMATEKVTLYGVPLVADRRVNFGRIDPEISRALFIRHALVEGDWHTNHRFFAENRALLDEVEDLENRARRRDILVDDQTLYEFYDARVPDDVVSVRHFDTWWKKARRTEPDLLSFEKSMLINEIAGGVSEADYPDSWTQGDQVFNLTYQFEPGADADGVTVHLPLPVLNQVTPEGFDWQVPGLRGELATQLIKSLPKALRRNFVPAPDTAAEALKGMSPSDGPLLDVLGDELHTLRGVDVPHSAWDLTTVPDHLRMTFRVVDERGKRVAEGKDLEALKLRLAPKVRETISKAANSIEKAGLVRPSFGELPKVFASTQRGHDVKAYPALVDEGSSVAVRLLDTPAQQQHAMWSGTRRMLRLNLNSPMKFITRSLSNSSKLVLNSNPHGSVAALLEDCVDCAVDALMAEAGGPVWDEAGFAALLEKVRAGLNPKVLEVLTQVERILRAANDVETKLPDTRGPAESLADIRAQLTGLVHPGFVAGTGADRLSNVVRYLRGIERRLEKLPTEPTRDLQRMADVAWITKEYRDALAELPPGTSSPALAEVRWMIEELRVSFFAQTLGTARPVSLKRITKALDEAMA, translated from the coding sequence ATGTCCACTCCATCTCCCTTCGCGGCGCTGCGCGCCCAGCTCCCCGAGCTGACGCTGCGCGACGAGCACCGCCTGCGCCGCCGCCTCGACGGGGCCCGTCGCGCACGTGACCCGCAGGAAGCGGCCGGCCGGATCGCTGCCGACATCGAGACCGCGCAGCTGCGCGTGCTGCAGCGCCGCGAGAGCGTGCCGAAGATCGAGTACCCGGAAGAGCTGCCGGTCAGCAAGCTCAAGGACGAGATCGGCGAGGCGATCCGCGACCACCAGGTGGTCATCGTCGCGGGGGAGACCGGGTCGGGCAAAACCACCCAGCTGCCGAAGATCTGCCTCGAGCTGGGCCGCGGCGTGCGCGGGCAGATCGGGCACACCCAGCCGCGCCGGCTGGCCGCGCGCACGGTCGCCGACCGGATCGCCAGCGAGCTCAAGACCGAACTCGGCGACACCGTCGGCTACAAGGTCCGGTTCACCGACCATTCCGGCCAGGACACCCTGGTCAAGCTGATGACCGACGGCATCCTGCTGGCCGAGATCCAGACCGACCGGATGCTGCGCCAGTACGACACGCTGATCATCGACGAGGCGCACGAGCGCAGCCTCAACATCGACTTCATCCTCGGCTACCTCAAGCAGTTGCTGCCGCGCCGTCCCGACCTCAAGGTCGTCATCACCTCGGCGACGATCGACCCGGAGCGGTTCTCCCGGCACTTCGACGACGCGCCGATCGTCGAGGTCTCCGGCCGCACGTACCCGGTCGAGGTGCGCTACCGGCCGCTGGCGGACCCGGACGATCCCGAAGGGGACGCGGACCGCGACCAGACGCAGGCGATCGCCGACGCGGTGCAGGAGCTGTCCGCCGAAGGCCCGGGCGACATCCTCGTCTTCCTCTCCGGCGAGCGCGAAATCCGCGACACCGCGGACGTGCTGAACCGGCTGGAACTGCGCAATACCGAGGTGCTGCCGCTGTACGCGCGGTTGTCGGCCGCCGACCAGCACCGGGTGTTCCAGTCGCACGCCGGACGGCGGATCGTGCTGGCCACGAACGTCGCCGAGACGTCGCTGACCGTGCCCGGCATCAAGTACGTGATCGATCCGGGCACCGCGCGCATCTCGCGCTACAGCCACCGCACCAAAGTGCAGCGGCTGCCGATCGAGGCGGTTTCGCAGGCGTCCGCGAACCAGCGGAAGGGCCGCTGCGGCCGGACCTCGGACGGCATCTGCGTCCGGCTGTACTCCGAAGAGGACTTCGAATCCCGGCCGGAGTTCACCGACCCGGAGATCCTCCGCACGAACCTGGCGTCGGTGATCTTGCAGATGACCTCGCTCGGCCTCGGCGACATGGCGGCGTTCCCGTTCGTCGAGCCGCCGGATCGCCGCCAGGTCGCCGACGGCGTGCAGCTGCTGCAGGAACTCGGTGCGTTCGAAACCGGCGATTCCTCGAAGCTGACAGAGGTCGGCCGGAAGCTCGCGCTGCTGCCGGTGGACCCGCGGATGGGCCGGATGGTGCTGGAAGCGGCGCGGAACGGCTGCGTGCGCGAGGTGATGATCATCGCCGCCGCGCTGTCCATTCAGGACCCGCGGGAGCGGCCGGCGGAGAAGCAGCAGGCGGCCGACGCGCAGCACGCCCGGTTCGCCGATCCGACCTCGGACTTCCTGGCCTACCTCAACCTGTGGGAGTACGTCAGCGAGCAGCAGAAAACGCTCACCGGCAACCAGTTCCGCCGGATGTGCCGCGCCGAGTACCTGAACTACCTGCGGATCCGCGAATGGCAGGACATCTTCGGCCAGCTGCGACAGCTCGCCAAACCGCTCGGCATCACGCTCAGCACGACCCCGGCCGAGCCACAGCAGGTGCACACGGCGCTGATTTCCGGGCTGCTCTCGCACATCGGGCTGAAGGATCCGGCGAAGGGCGACTACCTCGGCGCGCGCGGGGCCCGGTTCGGAGTGTTCCCCGGCTCGGCGCTGTTCAAGAAGCAGCCCCGCTGGGTGATGTCGGCCGAGCTGGTGGAAACCTCGCGGCTGTGGGCCCGGGTGAACGCGCGGATCGAGCCGGAATGGGTCGAGCCGCTGGCCGCGCACGTGGTGAAGCGCTCGTATTCGGAGCCGCACTGGGAGCGCAAGCAGGGCGCGGCGATGGCGACCGAGAAGGTGACGCTGTACGGCGTGCCGCTGGTCGCGGACCGGCGGGTGAACTTCGGCCGGATAGACCCGGAGATCTCCCGCGCGCTGTTCATCCGGCATGCCCTGGTGGAGGGCGACTGGCACACGAACCACCGGTTCTTCGCCGAGAACCGCGCGCTGCTGGACGAGGTCGAGGACCTGGAGAACCGCGCCCGGCGGCGCGACATCCTGGTGGACGACCAGACGCTGTACGAGTTCTACGACGCGCGGGTGCCGGACGACGTGGTCTCGGTGCGGCATTTCGACACCTGGTGGAAGAAGGCGCGGCGAACCGAGCCGGACCTGCTTTCGTTCGAAAAGTCCATGCTGATCAACGAGATCGCCGGCGGAGTCAGCGAAGCGGACTACCCGGACTCATGGACGCAGGGCGATCAGGTCTTCAATCTCACCTACCAGTTCGAGCCGGGCGCGGACGCCGACGGGGTGACGGTGCACCTGCCGCTGCCGGTGCTGAACCAGGTGACGCCCGAGGGTTTCGACTGGCAGGTGCCCGGCCTGCGCGGTGAGCTCGCGACCCAGCTGATCAAGTCGCTGCCGAAGGCGTTGCGGCGCAACTTCGTCCCGGCACCGGACACCGCGGCCGAGGCGCTGAAGGGGATGTCCCCTTCGGACGGCCCGCTGCTCGACGTGCTCGGCGACGAGCTGCACACCCTGCGCGGCGTCGACGTGCCGCATTCGGCGTGGGACCTCACGACAGTGCCGGACCACCTGCGGATGACCTTCCGGGTGGTGGACGAGCGCGGCAAGCGGGTGGCCGAGGGCAAGGACCTGGAAGCGCTGAAACTCCGCCTCGCGCCGAAGGTGCGGGAGACGATTTCCAAGGCCGCCAACAGCATCGAGAAGGCCGGCCTGGTGCGGCCGTCGTTCGGCGAACTGCCGAAGGTGTTCGCTTCGACCCAGCGCGGCCACGACGTGAAGGCGTACCCGGCGCTCGTCGACGAGGGCAGTTCGGTGGCCGTCCGGCTGCTCGACACGCCCGCCCAGCAGCAGCACGCGATGTGGTCCGGAACGCGGCGGATGCTGCGGCTGAACCTGAACTCGCCGATGAAGTTCATCACGAGGTCGCTGTCGAACTCGTCGAAGCTCGTGCTGAACAGCAACCCGCACGGCAGCGTCGCCGCGCTGCTGGAGGACTGCGTCGACTGCGCGGTGGACGCGCTGATGGCCGAAGCCGGCGGCCCGGTCTGGGACGAGGCAGGGTTCGCGGCGCTGCTGGAGAAGGTACGCGCCGGCCTGAACCCGAAGGTGCTGGAAGTGCTGACCCAGGTCGAGCGGATCCTGCGCGCGGCCAACGACGTCGAGACGAAGCTGCCCGACACCCGGGGCCCGGCCGAGTCGCTGGCCGACATCCGGGCCCAGCTGACCGGCCTGGTGCACCCGGGCTTCGTCGCCGGGACCGGCGCGGACCGACTGTCCAATGTGGTCCGTTACCTGCGCGGCATCGAGCGCCGGCTGGAGAAACTGCCGACCGAGCCGACCCGCGACCTGCAACGGATGGCCGACGTCGCGTGGATCACCAAGGAATACCGCGACGCGCTGGCCGAACTGCCGCCCGGCACGTCTTCGCCGGCGCTGGCGGAGGTGCGGTGGATGATCGAAGAGCTGCGGGTGAGCTTCTTCGCCCAGACCCTGGGGACGGCGCGGCCAGTGTCGTTGAAGCGCATCACGAAGGCGCTGGACGAGGCGATGGCCTGA
- a CDS encoding L,D-transpeptidase family protein — METRQMLTVAAHHASAREYDGSQWRQVFGPYPVQVGANGIGVAREGLSVTPAGVWPLTEAFGIEPDPGTRLPYRRVTTSDWWVSDAHSPRYNTHFHGAPGSCPFDEAAGENLGEAGAAYAHAAVIDYNRRPVVPGAGSAFFLHAATGGPTAGCVALALADLIEVLRWLDPARNPVIDIRQTS, encoded by the coding sequence ATGGAAACCCGGCAGATGCTCACGGTCGCCGCGCACCACGCATCCGCACGGGAATACGACGGCAGCCAGTGGCGCCAGGTGTTCGGCCCGTACCCGGTGCAGGTCGGCGCGAACGGCATCGGCGTCGCTCGCGAAGGGCTTTCCGTTACGCCAGCCGGAGTCTGGCCGCTCACCGAAGCCTTCGGCATCGAACCGGATCCGGGCACCCGGCTCCCCTACCGCCGAGTGACCACTTCGGACTGGTGGGTGTCCGACGCGCACTCGCCGCGGTACAACACGCATTTCCACGGTGCCCCCGGAAGTTGCCCCTTCGACGAGGCAGCCGGCGAGAACCTCGGCGAAGCCGGAGCGGCGTACGCGCACGCGGCGGTGATCGACTACAACCGCCGCCCCGTGGTTCCCGGCGCGGGCTCGGCGTTCTTCCTCCACGCGGCTACCGGCGGGCCGACCGCCGGCTGCGTCGCACTCGCGCTCGCCGACCTGATCGAAGTGCTTCGCTGGCTCGACCCCGCGCGGAACCCGGTGATCGACATCCGTCAGACCAGCTGA
- a CDS encoding PHP domain-containing protein: MDPARALRDIAFQLERAGEPTYRVRAFRQAAAVVDRLPGDELESRVRAGALQALKGIGKATAGVIEDAWHDRTPAYLAKVPKAELPDGGALRAALRGDCHTHSDWSDGGSPIEEMAETARALGHEWIVLTDHSPRLTVAHGLSAERLRAQMDEVARVNETLAPFRVLHGIEVDILDDGALDQTEKLLGQLDFVVASVHSKLRMPAREMTPRMLAAVANPHVRVLGHCTGRLVSGGRSRPESQFNAETVFTACRENGVAVEINSRPERLDPPTRLLGLAAELGCEFAIDSDAHAPGQLDWQVYGCARAEQAGLGPERIINTRTADQLV, encoded by the coding sequence ATGGACCCGGCCCGCGCGCTGCGCGACATCGCGTTCCAGCTGGAGCGCGCCGGCGAGCCGACCTACCGCGTGCGCGCGTTCCGGCAAGCGGCCGCGGTGGTCGACCGGCTGCCCGGCGACGAACTGGAGTCGAGGGTTCGCGCTGGGGCGCTGCAGGCGTTGAAGGGCATCGGCAAAGCCACCGCAGGCGTCATCGAGGACGCGTGGCACGACCGTACGCCGGCGTATCTGGCGAAAGTGCCCAAGGCGGAGCTGCCGGACGGCGGTGCGCTGCGCGCGGCGCTTCGCGGCGACTGTCACACGCATTCCGATTGGTCGGACGGCGGCAGTCCGATCGAGGAGATGGCCGAGACGGCGCGTGCACTGGGGCACGAGTGGATCGTGCTGACTGACCATTCGCCGCGGCTGACTGTCGCGCACGGGTTGTCCGCGGAGCGGCTTCGTGCGCAGATGGACGAAGTCGCGCGCGTCAACGAAACGCTGGCGCCGTTTCGGGTGCTGCACGGGATCGAGGTCGACATTCTCGACGACGGCGCGCTCGATCAGACGGAGAAGCTGTTGGGGCAGCTGGACTTCGTGGTCGCGAGCGTGCATTCGAAACTGCGGATGCCGGCGCGGGAGATGACGCCGCGCATGCTGGCGGCCGTCGCGAATCCGCACGTGCGCGTGCTGGGGCACTGCACCGGCCGGCTGGTCAGCGGCGGCCGCAGCAGGCCGGAGTCGCAATTCAACGCGGAGACGGTGTTCACCGCATGCCGCGAAAACGGCGTCGCGGTGGAGATCAACTCCCGGCCGGAGCGGCTCGACCCGCCGACCCGGCTGCTGGGCCTGGCCGCCGAGCTGGGTTGCGAGTTCGCGATCGACAGCGACGCGCACGCGCCCGGGCAGCTGGACTGGCAGGTCTACGGTTGTGCGCGGGCGGAGCAGGCGGGGCTGGGGCCGGAGCGGATCATCAACACCCGGACGGCGGATCAGCTGGTCTGA
- a CDS encoding metallophosphoesterase family protein yields MRLLLVADTHLPKRAKELPAQVWDEVARADVVVHAGDWVDVATLDALAARSARLIGVYGNNDGAELRKRLPEVARETVAGLRLAVVHETGDAKGRAARCDALYPDVDLLVFGHSHIPWDTVTPGGLRLLNPGSPTDRRRQPFCTYQTAAIRDGLLTDVELHELPRRG; encoded by the coding sequence GTGCGGCTGCTCCTGGTCGCGGACACCCACCTGCCGAAACGAGCGAAGGAACTGCCCGCGCAAGTCTGGGACGAAGTCGCGCGGGCGGACGTCGTGGTGCACGCCGGCGACTGGGTCGACGTCGCCACCCTCGACGCATTGGCGGCGCGCAGCGCGCGGCTGATCGGTGTTTACGGCAACAACGATGGCGCGGAGCTGCGGAAGCGCCTTCCCGAGGTGGCGCGGGAAACGGTGGCCGGGCTCCGGCTGGCGGTAGTGCACGAGACCGGCGACGCGAAGGGCCGCGCGGCCCGCTGCGATGCGCTCTACCCGGACGTCGACCTGCTGGTCTTCGGGCACAGCCACATCCCGTGGGACACCGTCACGCCCGGCGGCCTGCGCCTGCTCAATCCGGGTTCGCCCACCGACCGGCGGCGGCAGCCGTTCTGCACCTACCAGACAGCGGCGATACGCGACGGGCTCTTGACCGACGTCGAGCTGCACGAGCTGCCTCGGCGCGGCTGA